One part of the Dysidea avara chromosome 10, odDysAvar1.4, whole genome shotgun sequence genome encodes these proteins:
- the LOC136236855 gene encoding uncharacterized protein, giving the protein MEWYGNSFPKKAPWFGGFWEQLIGLTKTSLKKVLGRFHISLPILQTMITEIETVLNDYPLTYTSSDIADPQPLAPAHLLYGRKMIRLPHECQADDLSDPDYNANSQLRKRAKVQAHLIQSFQSRWKHEYLTALRKYHHATGHNHQQIKIGDIVIVHDDGPRVNWRLAVVTKLLVGGDGFTRAVEIQTSTGTTNRPIAKLYLLEVCSTEESDNQNSPTQPTETTSNEVTPAESRPVRQSARRAAERLSE; this is encoded by the coding sequence ATGGAGTGGTATGGAAATTCATTTCCAAAAAAAGCCCCATGGTTTGGGGGCTTTTGGGAACAGTTGATTGGGTTAACCAAAACCAGTTTGAAGAAAGTATTGGGCAGATTCCATATCAGTTTACCCATACTGCAAACAATGATCACTGAAATTGAGACAGTGCTCAATGACTACCCGCTTACTTATACCTCTAGTGACATTGCTGATCCACAACCCCTCGCCCCTGCACACCTCCTCTATGGCAGGAAGATGATACGGCTACCTCATGAGTGTCAAGCTGATGACCTAAGTGACCCTGATTACAACGCCAATTCACAACTACGAAAACGAGCCAAGGTTCAAGCTCACCTTATACAGAGCTTTCAATCTCGATGGAAGCATGAGTATTTAACAGCTTTAAGAAAGTACCATCATGCCACAGGCCACAACCACCAACAAATCAAGATTGGAGACATCGTCATTGTTCATGATGATGGGCCTCGTGTGAACTGGCGATTGGCAGTTGTGACAAAATTGCTTGTTGGAGGTGATGGTTTTACCCGTGCAGTGGAGATACAAACAAGCACTGGTACGACTAACAGACCTATTGCCAAGCTGTATCTGCTTGAGGTGTGCAGCACCGAAGAGTCAGATAACCAGAATTCACCCACACAACCTACCGAGACCACCTCTAATGAAGTGACACCAGCTGAATCAAGACCAGTGCGGCAGTCAGCAAGAAGAGCTGCAGAACGACTGTCAGAATAG